The following nucleotide sequence is from Microbacterium arborescens.
CCGACGCTCGTGGCGAAGTCGTAGTGCCCGCGGAAGAACTTGTAGCGCGTGTAGGTCCGGGCGTCGCTGAGCGTCAGCTCGTACCCCTGCTTGCGGACGACCTGTCCGAGGTTCTCCTTGAAGACCGGATAGTTGTAGTCGCCGACCATGAGGATCGGCAGTCCCGTCCCCAGCTCCGTCAGGGCGCCCAGGGCCGCCTGGATCTGGTTGCGTCGCAGTGAGTTGAGCGCCGTCAGCGGAGCGGCGTGGAAGCTCGCGACGATCAGGTCGCGACCGTCGTCGATGTCACGCAGCCGCACACCGAGCATGCGCTCCTCGGCCGGCTTGAGCACACGATCGTGGAGCGACTTCTTCAGCGCGAGTGAACGCACCTCGACCGCCCGGTAGGTGTTCTCCCGGTAGTACACGGCGAGCCCTAGCCGGTTGCGTGCGGTCGCGTCGGCCAGCCGCAGCCCGCTGATCTCGTCGGGGATGCCGCTCGTGTCGGCCTCCTGCAGGCACAGCACGTCCGCTCCGTGCTGCTGGACGAGGTCGGAGAGCTCGGATGCGGCGCGGTGCTTGCGCAAGTTGTACGAGATGACCTTCATGGTGCCGCCAGGCTACGCCCGCTTCCTTTCGGTCAGGTGTCTGTTGCGCGGCGAGCGCGGGTCTGCTCCGCCCGTGCCGCGAGCAGGTCGTCGGCGGGGTATCCCACCTCGGTGAGGATGAGCCCGCGCGCCGCCAGCACCGCGAAAGCGCTCGTACGTCGCCCGGCGTCGCGGAGCGCGGCGACATCCTCGACACCGAGCCTTCCCTCCCCGACCGCGACGCAGGCACCGACGAGGGCGCGCACCATGCTGTGGCAGAACGCGTCCGCCTTCACGTTGGCGACGAGCACGCCGGCGTCGTCCCGTCGCCAGTCGAACTCGAGCAGCGTGCGGATCGTCGTGGCCTCGGGCCGCGGTTTGCAGTACGCGGCGAAGTCGT
It contains:
- a CDS encoding endonuclease/exonuclease/phosphatase family protein — protein: MKVISYNLRKHRAASELSDLVQQHGADVLCLQEADTSGIPDEISGLRLADATARNRLGLAVYYRENTYRAVEVRSLALKKSLHDRVLKPAEERMLGVRLRDIDDGRDLIVASFHAAPLTALNSLRRNQIQAALGALTELGTGLPILMVGDYNYPVFKENLGQVVRKQGYELTLSDARTYTRYKFFRGHYDFATSVGFDIARVQTLPQGASDHLPILVTAEPV